A stretch of Paenibacillus peoriae DNA encodes these proteins:
- a CDS encoding major capsid protein has translation MRTNGQIIKSTITSTLDQTALNYEQVDKFTEMAYESTEFLKGIRTVNKISSKGTLDKIGVTGRNLRSKVENKEATNTAAPTFPQVPYAVAPVVLPFEITEEFIRQTERVRGQNAEEIIMAAMTKNYGENMQDIGFNGDTATPNTDPDYAFLSINDGWLKLAKTKGNFIDWTTLPDVKKKGIFFEIERAIPTRLRTGGVFKYFMHPNTFSERIQALAEKDTSASIQLQITGGVKKINAYDVVEVAHMPEGAVLFTYHDNFALVNTYDMQIRKTTEGREAIYADKRFYAIHSDYDSIFEEPGAVAYVEGVEF, from the coding sequence ATGAGAACAAACGGACAAATCATCAAATCCACCATAACGAGCACGTTGGATCAAACGGCCCTGAACTATGAACAGGTGGACAAGTTTACTGAAATGGCTTATGAGTCTACGGAGTTTCTAAAGGGGATTCGCACGGTTAACAAGATTAGTTCTAAAGGTACACTTGACAAAATCGGTGTGACTGGCCGTAACCTGCGCAGTAAAGTGGAAAATAAGGAGGCTACCAATACGGCTGCACCTACTTTTCCTCAAGTGCCATACGCTGTAGCTCCTGTGGTCTTGCCGTTTGAAATCACGGAGGAATTTATCCGTCAGACTGAACGTGTACGTGGTCAGAATGCCGAGGAAATCATCATGGCTGCCATGACCAAAAATTACGGTGAAAACATGCAGGATATCGGGTTCAACGGGGATACTGCTACGCCGAATACGGACCCTGATTATGCTTTCCTCAGCATCAATGACGGATGGCTCAAGTTGGCGAAAACCAAGGGCAACTTCATTGACTGGACTACGCTTCCTGATGTGAAGAAAAAAGGCATCTTCTTCGAGATCGAGCGTGCAATCCCTACTCGCTTGCGTACAGGTGGCGTGTTCAAATATTTCATGCACCCAAACACATTTAGTGAGCGTATTCAGGCACTGGCTGAGAAAGACACCAGCGCATCTATTCAGTTGCAAATTACTGGCGGTGTGAAGAAGATTAATGCTTACGATGTGGTCGAAGTCGCACATATGCCAGAGGGTGCCGTGTTGTTCACTTATCACGATAACTTTGCGTTGGTTAACACCTATGACATGCAGATTCGTAAAACTACCGAGGGCAGAGAGGCCATCTATGCAGACAAGCGTTTCTACGCTATCCATTCGGATTATGACTCTATCTTTGAGGAACCGGGGGCAGTTGCATACGTCGAAGGGGTGGAATTTTAA
- a CDS encoding nuclear transport factor 2 family protein, which translates to MQSAQQVLTNYFQALGSKQIDKVIELVHDEAKFIILKKESSNRIPLYGTFHGKEGVRNYLNLLEEAEQIESFVLHKLIGNQEAACAWGNFRIKVNVTGKVFESDWAIVCEVEQEKIRFFQIFEDTAALEEAFDLRDC; encoded by the coding sequence ATGCAAAGTGCTCAACAGGTGCTAACAAATTATTTTCAAGCATTAGGAAGCAAACAGATTGATAAAGTGATCGAATTGGTTCATGATGAAGCGAAATTTATTATTCTTAAAAAAGAGTCTTCTAATAGAATTCCTTTATACGGCACATTTCATGGAAAAGAAGGTGTAAGAAATTATTTAAACTTATTAGAAGAAGCAGAACAAATAGAGAGTTTTGTCCTTCACAAACTCATCGGTAATCAGGAAGCAGCGTGTGCATGGGGGAATTTCCGCATCAAGGTCAATGTAACCGGGAAAGTGTTCGAGAGTGATTGGGCAATTGTTTGCGAAGTAGAACAGGAGAAGATAAGGTTTTTTCAAATCTTCGAAGATACTGCCGCACTAGAAGAAGCTTTTGATTTAAGAGACTGTTGA
- a CDS encoding site-specific DNA-methyltransferase: MEIRVLPIEQINAAAYNPRVDLQPGDVEYEKLKRSIEQFGYIDPIIWNERTGNMVGGHQRYKIMVNELGHTELTVSVVDLDDQQEKLLNLALNKVSGNWDDEALYRLLDELQESGADLALSGFDLEEFEDLAAEFAVPQDEALELSVTDDDFDVQRALDEIKEPETRRGDVWQLGRHRLVCGDATNPDDVALLMDGAKAALVVTDPPYNVAVESVSERLAADGRSSIMNDNMPAEDFAGFLYAVFSNYAVVMQPTAAIYVFHPSSYQIDFEEAMKVAGIVVRSQCIWVKNAASFGWAQYRFKHEPVFYAHMKGKAPAWYGDRTQTTVWKAGLPVEDPLPETVWEVSRGDVNKYVHPTQKPLDLLAIPIKNSSQRGDEVVDFFGGSGSTLMTCEQIDRTCRTLELDPVFCDVIKKRFLESTGIEPVLLHRAEPVA; the protein is encoded by the coding sequence ATGGAAATCAGAGTCCTACCAATCGAACAAATCAACGCAGCAGCATACAACCCACGGGTTGACCTTCAGCCTGGTGATGTTGAATATGAGAAGCTGAAGCGCAGCATCGAGCAGTTTGGATACATTGACCCGATCATCTGGAACGAGCGCACCGGGAACATGGTCGGTGGCCATCAACGCTACAAGATCATGGTTAACGAGCTGGGTCATACGGAGCTGACTGTAAGTGTTGTTGACCTGGACGATCAGCAGGAAAAGCTTCTCAACCTAGCGCTTAATAAGGTCAGCGGGAACTGGGATGATGAAGCACTATACCGTCTGCTGGATGAGCTTCAGGAAAGCGGAGCTGATCTAGCCCTGTCCGGTTTCGATTTGGAAGAGTTCGAGGATCTGGCCGCAGAGTTTGCTGTGCCACAGGATGAAGCTTTGGAACTATCGGTTACTGATGATGACTTTGACGTCCAGCGTGCTTTAGATGAAATCAAGGAGCCGGAGACCAGGCGCGGGGATGTATGGCAGCTTGGCCGGCACCGTTTGGTGTGTGGAGATGCGACCAATCCTGATGATGTTGCACTTTTAATGGACGGAGCCAAAGCAGCGCTGGTCGTTACTGATCCGCCTTATAATGTGGCAGTTGAGAGTGTTTCAGAGCGTCTGGCTGCTGATGGCCGTAGCAGCATAATGAACGACAACATGCCCGCTGAGGACTTCGCGGGCTTTTTGTATGCCGTTTTTTCAAACTATGCAGTGGTGATGCAGCCTACAGCAGCCATTTATGTGTTTCATCCTTCCTCCTATCAAATTGACTTTGAAGAAGCGATGAAGGTTGCTGGAATAGTCGTCCGATCACAATGTATTTGGGTGAAGAATGCGGCTTCCTTCGGCTGGGCACAGTACCGCTTCAAACATGAGCCGGTCTTTTATGCTCACATGAAGGGGAAAGCTCCTGCCTGGTACGGTGATCGGACACAGACAACGGTATGGAAGGCTGGCCTGCCTGTTGAGGACCCGCTGCCTGAGACAGTATGGGAGGTTTCGAGGGGCGATGTGAACAAGTATGTCCATCCTACTCAAAAGCCTCTTGATCTGTTGGCCATTCCAATTAAGAATAGCAGCCAGCGTGGTGACGAGGTTGTCGATTTCTTCGGCGGCAGCGGCTCCACACTTATGACCTGTGAGCAGATAGACCGGACATGCCGGACATTGGAGTTGGACCCTGTTTTTTGCGATGTGATCAAAAAGCGATTCCTAGAGAGCACTGGTATTGAGCCAGTCCTGTTGCATCGGGCTGAACCCGTAGCATAG
- a CDS encoding HK97 gp10 family phage protein produces the protein MTVHDFDGLARRFRRIADEGMERILRNIAEAAGETLLNLIIDEIDRQDLIDTGAMWQSFSRGDNNNVWEWDVDRNAITLELGSNLPYAQLVNDGYTIEKKHFVPGYWNGGGSFVYDPSAKTGFMAKPRSFIGRHYFDIAVEHLEGGMNQLIMRRLEVELERMLR, from the coding sequence ATGACCGTGCATGATTTTGATGGGCTGGCCCGACGTTTTAGGCGCATTGCAGATGAGGGGATGGAACGCATTTTACGTAACATCGCAGAGGCAGCCGGGGAAACGCTGCTTAACCTGATCATTGATGAAATTGACCGACAGGATCTGATCGACACCGGAGCCATGTGGCAGTCCTTTTCCCGTGGCGACAATAACAACGTGTGGGAATGGGATGTAGACCGCAACGCGATCACGCTGGAGCTTGGTTCCAACCTGCCTTATGCACAATTGGTCAATGATGGTTACACCATTGAGAAGAAACATTTTGTGCCGGGTTACTGGAATGGTGGCGGCTCATTTGTCTACGATCCGTCTGCCAAAACCGGGTTTATGGCAAAGCCCCGCAGTTTCATCGGTCGGCACTATTTCGATATTGCCGTGGAGCACCTTGAGGGCGGGATGAACCAACTGATCATGCGACGCCTGGAAGTCGAACTCGAAAGGATGTTGCGCTGA
- a CDS encoding phage minor head protein, which translates to MCESCWALIAKADDDEFLDSLELSYVERKVLEELYKQGEDKITEILELQGQALHDAIAELSEDALGDIGELGKVLIALHTTDVFAELFEQAVQEAFEPLFHLAGETELVALDKEKVWSTSNKAAGRFAKKLKKLVPDMNKASTDVLLRSFGKAIEEGATPSERALLVQEVSAQAASGEDGPFSMQRAQRVSRTMSTAAANGGKLEGWKQSEIAKGKKWRSASGTRTRKSHRKANGQVVPLDEPFKVGDSKLMYPGDPSGEAKEIVNCRCTMQLMLA; encoded by the coding sequence ATGTGTGAGTCGTGTTGGGCGCTGATTGCAAAGGCTGATGACGATGAGTTTTTGGACAGTCTAGAGCTCAGCTACGTTGAGCGCAAGGTGCTAGAGGAATTGTACAAACAGGGCGAGGACAAGATCACTGAGATTCTGGAGCTTCAGGGACAGGCGTTGCATGATGCCATTGCCGAATTGAGCGAGGATGCCCTGGGCGATATCGGTGAGTTGGGTAAGGTGCTTATTGCCTTGCATACCACGGATGTATTCGCGGAGCTGTTTGAGCAGGCTGTGCAGGAAGCCTTCGAGCCATTATTTCACTTGGCCGGTGAAACGGAACTGGTCGCACTGGACAAAGAAAAGGTCTGGAGCACCAGCAACAAGGCTGCTGGTCGTTTCGCGAAGAAGCTCAAGAAGCTGGTTCCCGACATGAACAAAGCATCTACGGATGTGTTGCTGCGCAGCTTCGGCAAAGCCATTGAGGAAGGGGCTACACCTTCGGAACGAGCTTTGTTGGTGCAAGAGGTCAGCGCACAGGCTGCCAGCGGGGAAGATGGTCCATTCAGCATGCAACGGGCGCAGCGCGTGTCCAGAACCATGAGTACAGCAGCGGCCAACGGTGGCAAGCTGGAGGGCTGGAAGCAATCCGAAATCGCCAAGGGCAAGAAATGGCGGTCTGCTTCTGGAACACGTACCCGCAAGAGCCATCGCAAGGCCAATGGTCAGGTGGTACCGCTGGATGAACCGTTTAAAGTCGGTGACAGCAAACTGATGTATCCCGGCGATCCGTCTGGGGAGGCAAAGGAAATTGTTAACTGTCGCTGTACGATGCAACTAATGTTGGCTTAA
- a CDS encoding DNA packaging protein gives MVITLAKEHRKRAKRRLRDRLEKLVELKGVLADFEQFCWRMLKIKTKVGCIMPLTLNDAQRKYVRVVFSQIEAGKPVRIIILKARQMGFSTVTEALIYYFTSLQEAKNAFIVAQSSDASSNLYDMFQFYYEKVPAIIKPMSRKNNAKKLTFENPTIRTADRRRNPGLKSKITVQTAESRVLARSDTIHYLHASEVAFWPAKKKKKHLLSLLAALSKEPGSLGVIESTANGMEEFKKMWDAAVKGESDFTPLFFAWFEMPDYRKPVPPGFELTEEERELKAKYGLDDEQLQWRRYTIRNDCGGDPRQFDQEYPSEPDDAFLLSGEGIFDNKFIKSLRDGISIIGNYYEIDFVKNKIIPAHTGELVIYRQPEQGKRYVLAADTAKGKEDGDYDAAYVLEERTGEMCAALHGKWDTDLYGKKLNTLGLYYNTALLAVENNNTGESVLNTLFNTCHYPLLFMHKKSFGWNTNQATRPVMISDFKEAVRDQLFEIYCPDLYSECMTLIDKNGKAEADSGCNDDRVMAYSIALQVRQVASKWFDWYAKKQKKREESRDDYNEGVGWI, from the coding sequence ATGGTAATCACTCTTGCTAAGGAACATCGCAAACGAGCAAAACGGCGACTAAGAGATCGTCTTGAAAAGCTGGTCGAACTTAAAGGGGTTCTAGCCGATTTTGAACAGTTCTGCTGGCGTATGCTCAAGATCAAGACGAAGGTCGGTTGCATTATGCCGCTGACGCTCAATGATGCCCAACGGAAATACGTCCGTGTGGTATTTAGTCAGATCGAAGCAGGAAAGCCTGTCCGGATTATCATCCTTAAAGCCCGACAGATGGGTTTTTCCACCGTCACGGAAGCACTGATCTATTATTTCACATCACTGCAAGAGGCGAAGAACGCCTTTATCGTCGCGCAGTCTTCTGATGCCTCCAGCAACCTTTATGATATGTTCCAGTTCTATTATGAAAAGGTTCCGGCAATCATCAAGCCAATGAGCCGAAAGAACAATGCTAAGAAACTCACCTTTGAGAATCCAACGATTCGGACAGCGGACCGCCGTAGGAATCCGGGGCTGAAATCGAAGATCACTGTACAGACTGCGGAAAGCCGGGTGCTTGCCCGTTCGGACACGATCCATTACCTGCATGCTTCAGAGGTGGCATTCTGGCCAGCCAAGAAGAAAAAGAAGCATCTATTGTCATTACTGGCAGCCTTGTCCAAGGAACCGGGAAGCTTGGGCGTGATCGAATCTACCGCCAATGGCATGGAAGAGTTCAAAAAAATGTGGGATGCAGCCGTTAAGGGCGAGAGTGATTTTACTCCGCTCTTTTTTGCATGGTTTGAAATGCCTGACTATCGCAAGCCGGTGCCGCCAGGCTTTGAGTTAACCGAAGAAGAACGCGAGCTGAAAGCAAAATATGGTTTGGACGACGAACAATTGCAGTGGCGGCGGTATACCATTCGGAACGATTGCGGTGGCGATCCGCGGCAGTTTGACCAGGAGTATCCTTCTGAGCCCGACGATGCCTTTCTGTTATCTGGTGAAGGTATCTTCGACAACAAATTTATTAAGAGTTTGCGAGATGGAATCAGTATCATTGGCAATTACTACGAGATTGATTTTGTTAAAAACAAGATCATCCCAGCACATACTGGTGAGTTGGTCATCTATCGGCAGCCGGAGCAAGGAAAACGGTACGTTCTGGCGGCTGATACGGCGAAAGGGAAGGAAGACGGTGACTATGATGCGGCTTACGTGTTGGAAGAACGCACAGGTGAAATGTGTGCTGCTCTACACGGTAAATGGGACACGGACTTGTACGGAAAAAAGCTGAACACTTTAGGGTTGTATTACAACACGGCGCTGCTAGCCGTAGAGAACAACAATACTGGTGAGTCGGTGCTGAATACACTGTTCAACACTTGCCATTATCCATTGTTGTTCATGCATAAGAAGAGTTTTGGCTGGAATACCAACCAAGCGACGCGACCAGTCATGATTAGTGACTTTAAAGAAGCGGTCCGGGATCAACTCTTTGAAATTTACTGTCCGGACCTGTACAGCGAGTGCATGACACTGATTGATAAAAACGGCAAAGCAGAAGCAGACAGCGGCTGCAATGATGACCGGGTAATGGCATATTCCATTGCGTTGCAAGTGCGGCAGGTGGCTAGTAAGTGGTTCGATTGGTACGCAAAGAAACAGAAAAAGCGGGAGGAATCCCGTGACGACTACAACGAGGGAGTGGGGTGGATTTAG
- a CDS encoding phage portal protein, translating into MSEGHAQWFQISKAESERHIPSSAQLPDLFDDLYDLHGLLPFALGNDPASCKLLVKNSNIIPQCIEAYKRNIAGYGIALEYLPGESDETALDEWNKAEKFLETCNLENTPDEIISQLIEDLESTGMAHVEVAWPVGSEFPTIFRMNPKYVRCTKESTKATIKRKRRISSTKQVEEFSQEIYARRYAMKRNTSVVWFRLFGTEAVEGKEENQIIPLRIGHDGPYGEPRWFGNAPGVVGSREAEELNVSYFSNGRMLSMLLTVTNGRLTKQSMELLKKVKGSDSQGGILYLEAIGEETGGPNDEKIEKTAIKLEKLNDLLQQDALFLEYGKEKKADILSAFRLPPILVGQSSDYNRATADAALRFAEEQVFEPYRKWIMAEIFNKRLFPAMDIFRVRAVLRGPKIIDPADRKAMLDFIADRGIMLVRDLIPIAEDVLGTTIDETKFTEEYLDTPIAQLAASQPALLKPEPDTDADDLQERVATIAKRLLKQADKEAALHV; encoded by the coding sequence ATGAGTGAGGGACATGCACAATGGTTTCAGATCAGCAAGGCGGAGAGCGAACGACATATCCCATCCAGCGCTCAATTGCCGGATTTATTTGACGATCTGTACGATCTTCACGGCCTGTTACCCTTCGCACTCGGGAATGATCCTGCTTCCTGCAAGTTGCTAGTGAAGAACAGCAATATCATTCCACAGTGCATTGAGGCGTATAAGCGCAACATTGCGGGTTATGGTATCGCCTTGGAGTATTTGCCAGGCGAGAGCGATGAAACTGCACTAGACGAATGGAACAAGGCTGAGAAGTTCCTTGAAACCTGCAATCTAGAGAATACGCCGGACGAAATCATCAGCCAGTTGATTGAGGATTTGGAAAGTACGGGGATGGCTCATGTGGAGGTAGCTTGGCCTGTGGGTTCGGAGTTCCCGACCATTTTCCGAATGAACCCGAAATATGTCCGCTGTACGAAGGAAAGTACCAAGGCGACTATCAAGCGCAAACGGCGGATCAGCTCTACAAAACAAGTAGAAGAATTTTCGCAGGAGATTTACGCCCGACGCTATGCTATGAAGCGCAATACTTCTGTCGTATGGTTTCGCTTATTTGGTACGGAGGCAGTGGAAGGTAAGGAGGAAAATCAGATCATCCCGCTTCGTATCGGTCATGACGGCCCTTATGGGGAGCCGCGCTGGTTTGGTAATGCGCCTGGCGTGGTCGGCAGCCGTGAAGCCGAGGAACTGAACGTTTCCTACTTCTCCAATGGTCGTATGCTCTCTATGTTGCTGACCGTTACGAATGGCCGCCTGACAAAACAATCTATGGAGCTGCTTAAAAAGGTGAAGGGTTCCGATTCTCAAGGCGGGATTTTGTATCTCGAAGCCATAGGGGAAGAAACGGGCGGTCCCAATGATGAAAAGATTGAAAAAACAGCGATTAAACTTGAGAAGCTTAATGACTTGCTTCAACAGGATGCACTTTTTTTGGAGTATGGTAAAGAAAAGAAAGCCGATATCCTGTCTGCTTTCCGTCTGCCGCCGATCCTAGTCGGCCAAAGCTCAGATTACAACCGGGCGACCGCCGATGCAGCTCTACGCTTTGCAGAAGAACAAGTTTTTGAGCCTTACCGCAAGTGGATCATGGCAGAGATATTCAATAAACGCCTGTTCCCGGCTATGGACATTTTCCGGGTACGTGCTGTTTTACGCGGGCCGAAGATCATTGACCCTGCGGATCGTAAGGCTATGCTGGACTTTATCGCAGACCGGGGCATTATGCTGGTGCGGGATCTGATTCCGATTGCCGAGGACGTGCTGGGAACTACCATCGACGAAACCAAGTTCACCGAGGAATATCTGGACACACCGATTGCACAACTCGCGGCCAGTCAACCTGCGCTACTGAAACCGGAGCCTGACACCGATGCAGACGATTTGCAAGAGCGTGTTGCTACAATTGCCAAACGCTTGTTAAAACAGGCTGACAAGGAGGCTGCTTTGCATGTGTGA
- a CDS encoding XkdF-like putative serine protease domain-containing protein has product MPRELKNVDITHISYVDKGANQKRFFLTKSEKKPNFEKQVRLITKADDPKQLVYGVVYEPNAEDTHGDIMTAEEIEKAVHGFMSNMAIAKGAVMDTQHDFDPGVGDVVECYVAPVDFEMGGETIKKGSWVLVTKASDEIWDKIQSEEVTGYSMAGTAETIEKQQKSAAKSNDEVTGFFNVMKSFFSGEKIAKGAVADKYNKGRPSREFWAAQDALNTVLFNWDSWNSGMESDPDAIREALQDFVDIAQTVLIQEDIMKAMGKPPEQIAKAGKKISDGNMKHIDDAIAALTELKTKTAPEEDEGNEEEDDLNAEDIAKAVQAAMAPIAKQVATLSAEVTELKKQEGVDPEQTTGTEQPVDSQATALTDAITKAIAPLTEQVQAMATDVQIVKNSRGGSAQGGTVDEIQKSTGGVSFGGLL; this is encoded by the coding sequence GTGCCAAGAGAACTAAAAAATGTGGACATTACCCACATTAGCTATGTGGACAAAGGAGCCAATCAAAAGCGGTTTTTCCTGACCAAAAGTGAGAAGAAGCCTAATTTTGAAAAGCAAGTCCGCCTGATCACCAAGGCTGATGATCCGAAGCAACTGGTTTACGGAGTTGTATACGAACCTAACGCGGAGGACACGCACGGCGATATCATGACGGCCGAAGAAATTGAAAAGGCTGTTCATGGCTTTATGTCTAATATGGCTATTGCCAAAGGAGCAGTCATGGATACCCAACATGACTTTGATCCAGGCGTTGGGGATGTGGTCGAATGTTATGTTGCTCCTGTAGATTTTGAAATGGGAGGAGAGACGATCAAGAAAGGTTCCTGGGTGCTTGTCACGAAAGCGAGTGATGAGATTTGGGATAAGATTCAGAGCGAGGAGGTGACCGGCTATTCTATGGCTGGCACTGCTGAAACCATTGAAAAACAACAGAAGTCTGCTGCCAAGTCTAATGATGAGGTAACAGGCTTTTTTAATGTCATGAAATCATTTTTTTCTGGCGAGAAGATTGCAAAAGGTGCTGTTGCTGATAAGTACAACAAAGGCCGGCCGAGTCGCGAATTTTGGGCCGCGCAGGATGCGCTCAACACGGTTCTTTTTAATTGGGACAGTTGGAACAGTGGAATGGAAAGCGATCCGGACGCGATCCGGGAAGCCTTACAGGATTTCGTTGATATTGCTCAAACCGTTTTGATTCAAGAGGACATTATGAAGGCGATGGGAAAACCGCCTGAACAAATTGCTAAAGCAGGGAAAAAGATTTCGGATGGCAACATGAAACACATTGACGATGCCATTGCTGCATTGACCGAATTAAAAACAAAAACCGCCCCTGAAGAAGATGAGGGGAACGAGGAGGAAGACGATTTGAACGCTGAAGATATTGCAAAGGCTGTCCAAGCTGCCATGGCTCCAATCGCCAAACAGGTAGCGACACTATCAGCAGAAGTTACTGAGTTGAAGAAACAGGAGGGAGTTGACCCTGAGCAAACTACTGGAACTGAGCAGCCTGTTGATTCACAAGCAACTGCCCTGACTGATGCTATCACTAAAGCCATTGCCCCATTGACGGAGCAAGTCCAAGCGATGGCTACAGATGTGCAAATTGTTAAAAACAGTCGCGGTGGTTCCGCTCAAGGAGGTACCGTAGACGAAATTCAAAAATCTACTGGCGGCGTGAGCTTCGGCGGCCTTCTGTAA
- a CDS encoding phage terminase small subunit-related protein, translating into MARERSPERDRAKQMWLESGGAMKLKDIAAALSIPEGRVRKWKYMDRWQDELKGNVFESSNGNVPSGTKGNAPKPRGAPKGNKNAVGNRGGAPPGNQNAKGNNGGPGGPLRNKKALKTGMYETIFLDALEEDEQELFDQIDTSPLAQLNEQLIMLSIQERRHMRRVKQLEAGLTDEEKKIKQELHQRKDKVPYTSPKTGKQINLSVETEGMKVTEITTVVASKLDKILKQEEALVKTRDKKLRVINLIASLQQEEEKLGIARERLELDKRKLLGYGGAEGDEGDDDDDEEDDEW; encoded by the coding sequence ATGGCCAGAGAGCGCAGTCCTGAGCGGGACAGGGCAAAACAGATGTGGCTGGAGAGCGGCGGAGCGATGAAGCTAAAAGACATCGCCGCCGCTCTTTCTATTCCAGAGGGTAGGGTCCGCAAATGGAAGTATATGGATCGCTGGCAGGATGAATTGAAAGGGAACGTTTTTGAATCCTCCAATGGGAACGTTCCAAGTGGAACGAAAGGGAACGCTCCTAAGCCAAGGGGAGCGCCAAAGGGGAACAAGAACGCTGTCGGCAATCGCGGCGGTGCTCCCCCAGGTAACCAAAACGCCAAGGGGAATAATGGAGGACCGGGTGGCCCCCTTCGTAATAAGAAGGCGCTAAAGACAGGGATGTATGAAACTATCTTTCTTGATGCCTTGGAGGAAGACGAGCAGGAGCTGTTTGATCAGATTGATACTTCCCCTTTGGCCCAGCTTAATGAGCAGCTTATTATGCTATCCATCCAAGAACGGAGACATATGCGCCGGGTCAAGCAGCTTGAAGCTGGCCTGACCGACGAGGAGAAGAAGATCAAGCAGGAGCTGCACCAGCGTAAGGACAAGGTTCCTTATACTAGCCCAAAAACAGGAAAGCAAATCAATTTGTCTGTTGAAACCGAAGGTATGAAGGTCACGGAGATTACCACCGTTGTTGCTTCCAAACTGGACAAGATTTTGAAACAGGAAGAAGCGCTGGTTAAAACCCGTGACAAGAAGCTTCGGGTTATTAATCTTATTGCCAGCTTGCAGCAGGAGGAAGAAAAGCTGGGGATAGCTCGTGAACGGCTGGAGTTGGATAAACGTAAGTTGTTAGGTTATGGCGGCGCGGAAGGGGATGAAGGCGATGACGACGATGACGAGGAAGATGACGAATGGTAA
- a CDS encoding Rho termination factor N-terminal domain-containing protein — translation MAYITYRGENTSLMLYGIRFVPKVPVLVDNESVIKNFRERSDFDIKEEKVIPLEDLTLIQLKDKAKAAGIKGFSNMNTQDLITALRGGGKPTDNTPPAGDPAKPEGVDGKNADANNTPTA, via the coding sequence ATGGCCTATATCACATATCGAGGAGAAAACACCTCTTTGATGCTTTATGGTATCCGCTTTGTACCAAAGGTGCCGGTACTGGTTGATAATGAATCTGTCATTAAAAATTTTCGTGAACGCTCGGATTTTGATATCAAGGAAGAAAAGGTTATTCCGCTGGAAGACCTTACGTTGATCCAGCTTAAAGATAAGGCTAAGGCTGCCGGGATTAAGGGATTTAGCAACATGAATACACAGGATCTGATCACTGCGCTACGAGGTGGAGGTAAACCTACCGACAATACGCCACCTGCAGGTGATCCGGCGAAACCTGAAGGGGTTGACGGTAAAAATGCTGACGCCAACAATACTCCAACAGCGTAG
- a CDS encoding DUF3199 family protein, with protein MLTPTILQQRSRVTPIQEASAELLQQYIDDAQVRIELYLPVPFPDPVDKQIMLAWVKLAEGLALQDSEEYLASVARNYASESDGAWTYTRQAVEGKTTGNPDVDAILFLWMKKQQAGPDNGNITAYLL; from the coding sequence ATGCTGACGCCAACAATACTCCAACAGCGTAGCCGCGTAACCCCGATCCAAGAGGCATCGGCAGAGCTGCTACAGCAATACATTGACGACGCACAAGTGCGCATTGAGCTGTACTTGCCCGTTCCCTTCCCTGATCCAGTAGACAAGCAGATTATGCTTGCCTGGGTCAAGTTGGCTGAGGGACTAGCCCTACAAGACAGTGAGGAATATCTTGCATCTGTGGCGCGTAATTACGCGTCCGAGAGTGATGGAGCTTGGACGTACACCCGGCAGGCTGTAGAAGGCAAGACAACGGGTAATCCCGATGTGGACGCTATCCTGTTTCTGTGGATGAAAAAGCAACAGGCGGGACCGGATAATGGAAACATCACGGCATATTTGTTATGA